From the genome of Miscanthus floridulus cultivar M001 chromosome 10, ASM1932011v1, whole genome shotgun sequence, one region includes:
- the LOC136488966 gene encoding uncharacterized protein — protein sequence MYEDTKEFIRRCWKCQFQGSINTRNAMPLHYNLQIEIFDVWGIDFMGPFQKSQDCEYIFVAINYVSKCVEALPCQAAEARHAMKMFHEVIFPHFGTPRMVIRDGGSHFIDKTFRAFLKELGVKHNIATPSLGIQDGLQNPIGMLVEPEHRAHWAIKSWNMDFKLAGKNIQKQIDKLEEWQKKAYHSAQLYKERTKRWHGNRIKLKEFKQGDKVLLFN from the coding sequence ATGTACGAGGACACCAAGGAGTTCATTCGGAGGTGCTGGAAGTGCCAATTCCAAGGAAGCATCAACACTCGTAATGCAATGCCCCTACACTACAACCTTCAAATAGAAATATTTGATGTgtggggcattgacttcatgggtCCATTCCAAAAGTCCCAAGATTGCGAATACATCTTCGTCGCTATTAACTATGTGTCAAAATGTGTGGAAGCGCTGCCTTGCCAAGCTGCTGAAGCCAGGCATGCAATGAagatgttccatgaagtgatCTTCCCCCACTTTGGAACACCAAGGATGGTGATAAGAGATGGGGGATCTCATTTCATCGACAAGACATTCAGAGCCTTCCTTAAAGAGCTTGGGGTGAAGCACAACATTGCCACCCCATCTCTAGGCATACAGGACGGCTTACAAAACCCCATCGGCATGCTAGTTGAGCCTGAGCATCGAGCTCACTGGGCAATCAAAAGCTGGAACATGGATTTCAAGCTAGCCGGCAAAAACATACAGAAACAAATAGACAAGCTAGAAGAATGGCAAAAGAAGGCATACCACAGTGCCCAGCTATATAAAGAAAGAACCAAAAGATGGCACGGCAACCGAATCAAGCTCAAAGAATTCAAGCAAGGAGACAAGGTCCTGCTCTTCAATTGA